A region from the Vicia villosa cultivar HV-30 ecotype Madison, WI linkage group LG3, Vvil1.0, whole genome shotgun sequence genome encodes:
- the LOC131655406 gene encoding palmitoyl-acyl carrier protein thioesterase, chloroplastic-like, with protein MASISNIGLRGNWNLSNAKKENIEIHTGNLRFNYFHPHINKRRFSLVITGCNHGSTYNKVDTINGTKVNGLQVAEAPRKLTSENTTDVGLVTNGKFVEGRFVFRQIFVIRSYEIGPDRTLTMETLMNFLQETALNHVTSSGIGGDGFGATREMSLRKLIWVVTRIQVQVQRYNKWGEEIEVDTWVDAAGKNGMRRDWIIRDHCTGEIITKATSTWVIMNRETRRLSKIPEEVKRELSPFYIHRIAVASEERDCEKIDKLTDETAETTRSGLAPRWNDMDVNQHVNNVKYIGWILESVPMKVLEDYKMKSLTLEYRRECTQSNTLESMTCPTERVIGESDNNSSNRKPDLQYTHLLRLQDDKKEVVRARSEWDLKQSQQ; from the exons ATGGCGTCAATAAGCAACATTGGTTTACGAGGGAATTGGAATCTGAGCAATGCAAAGAAGGAAAATATTGAGATCCATACAGGAAATCTTAGGTTTAATTATTTTCATCCTCACATCAACAAACGAAGATTTTCATTGGTGATTACAGGTTGTAATCACGGAAGTACTTACAATAAAGTGGACACAATTAATGGAACCAAGGTGAATGGTTTGCAAGTGGCTGAGGCTCCGAGAAAATTGACAAGTGAAAATACAACAGATGTTGGTCTTGTTACAAATGGAAAATTTGTTGAAGGAAGGTTTGTGTTTAGACAGATTTTTGTTATTAGATCCTATGAAATTGGTCCTGATAGAACTCTCACCATGGAGACACTCATGAATTTTCTTCAG GAAACTGCTCTAAATCATGTTACAAGCTCAGGGATAGGAGGAGATGGATTTGGAGCTACACGCGAGATGAGTCTAAGGAAACTCATTTGGGTTGTGACTCGAATTCAGGTTCAAGTGCAAAGATATAACAAATG GGGAGAAGAAATTGAAGTTGATACGTGGGTGGATGCAGCAGGAAAAAATGGAATGCGAAGAGATTGGATAATCAGAGATCATTGTACCGGAGAGATCATAACAAAAGCAACAAG CACATGGGTGATAATGAATAGAGAAACGAGAAGATTATCGAAAATACCCGAAGAAGTTAAAAGAGAGCTTTCTCCTTTTTACATTCATAGGATTGCTGTAGCTAGTGAAGAAAGAGATTGTGAAAAGATAGACAAACTCACTGATGAAACTGCTGAGACAACACGTTCTGGTTTGGCT CCAAGGTGGAATGACATGGATGTtaaccagcatgtgaacaatgtGAAGTACATCGGATGGATATTAGAG AGTGTGCCGATGAAAGTTCTAGAAGATTACAAAATGAAAAGCTTGACTTTAGAGTATAGGCGTGAATGTACACAATCAAATACGTTGGAATCTATGACATGTCCAACAGAAAGAGTGATAGGTGAATCTGATAATAATTCCAGCAACAGAAAACCTGATCTGCAATACACACACCTACTTCGTTTACAAGATGATAAAAAGGAAGTTGTTCGAGCTAGATCTGAATGGGATTTAAAGCAAAGTCAGCAATGA
- the LOC131655407 gene encoding HVA22-like protein e has translation MTKLWTLITQLHSLAGPVLTLLYPLYASVVAIESPSKVDDEQWLAYWIIYSFLTLGEMLLQPALEWIPIWYDVKLLVAAWLVLPQFKGAAYLYERFVRDHIRKYVTEKEHHRVQHRPENPNPKLVQQVNKKSPTGAKSKKKFVDFIIPKKGDQEAY, from the exons ATGACCAAGTTGTGGACTTTGATCACCCAGCTTCATTCCCTTGCTGG GCCGGTTTTGACGTTATTGTATCCTTTGTATGCATCGGTGGTAGCAATAGAGAGTCCATCAAAAGTAGATGATGAACAGTGGCTAGCTTATTGGATAATCTATTCCTTTCTTACCCTTGGAGAGATGCTTCTTCAACCTGCTTTAGAGTG GATACCGATATGGTATGATGTGAAGCTATTGGTGGCGGCGTGGTTGGTTTTGCCGCAGTTTAAAGGAGCTGCTTACTTGTATGAGAGGTTTGTGAGAGATCATATACGGAAATATGTGACGGAGAAGGAGCACCACCGGGTCCAACACCGTCCTGAGAATCCGAATCCGAAGCTGGTGCAACAAGTTAACAAAAAATCACCGACTGGAGCTAAAAGCAAGAAGAAGTTTGTTGATTTTATTATTCCTAAGAAA GGTGATCAGGAGGCTTATTGA
- the LOC131661000 gene encoding SWI/SNF complex subunit SWI3A produces the protein MEVSKDPNSNSGRVDVSDSELELYTIPISSRWFLWDEIHETEKTAFKEYFDGTSISRTPKIYKEYRDFIINKYREEPSRRLTFTEVRKSLVGDVTFLYKVFLFLESWGLINYGAPSGGDGGEAEKEHEEERCKVKVEEGAPSGIRVVATPNSMKPLSLPRDVKVGSGGDNGKGVGVKMPPLASYSDVYGDLIRRKEVDCGNCSDKCGSGHYRSAKDNLIICTKCFKNENYGEKRTMEDFILNESSEISAKHGAVWTEGETLLLLESVLKHGDDWELVVQSVQTKTKLDCISKLIELPFGELMLGSAHRNGNINSVTGTVNSEKQIQSSSDHQETSKTQETSTAQNQSSEPKIESEQNGDAVNESPLKRQRVAPLSDSSCSLMKQVGLLSTVVDPHITAAAADAAISALCDENLLPRDIFDIEEDNASSARALNGEDLEMVERSTQSEVKDGIPLTLRIRAAIGTALGATAARAKLLADQEEKEIEHLVATIIEAQIEKMQQKVKHFDELELLMEKEHTEMEELKDSILTERIDVLRRTFKSGIAKWKDYPCTKS, from the exons ATGGAAGTTTCAAAAGACCCCAATTCGAACTCGGGTCGGGTCGACGTCTCAGATTCAGAACTCGAACTCTACACCATCCCAATCTCTTCCA GATGGTTCTTGTGGGACGAAATTCACGAAACAGAGAAAACAGCCTTCAAGGAGTATTTCGACGGAACCTCAATTTCGAGAACGCCGAAGATATACAAAGAGTACAGAGACTTCATCATCAACAAGTACCGCGAGGAGCCTTCTAGAAGACTCACATTCACCGAGGTGCGAAAGTCTCTAGTTGGTGATGTCACGTTTCTGTACAAGGTTTTCCTTTTCTTGGAGAGTTGGGGTTTGATCAACTACGGTGCGCCTTCTGGTGGGGACGGTGGGGAAGCGGAGAAGGAGCATGAGGAGGAGAGGTGTAAGGTGAAGGTAGAGGAAGGGGCTCCTAGTGGGATTCGGGTTGTGGCCACGCCGAACTCGATGAAACCGCTTTCGTTGCCGCGCGATGTCAAGGTTGGTAGTGGCGGTGATAATGGGAAGGGAGTTGGTGTCAAAATGCCACCACTGGCGTCGTATTCGGATGTTTATGGCGATTTGATTCGTCGGAAGGAGGTTGATTGTGGGAATTGCAGTGATAAATGTGGTTCTGGACACTACCGGAGTGCCAAG GATAACCTCATCATCTGCACGAAATGTTTCAAAAACGAGAATTATGGGGAGAAACGGACCATGGAGGATTTTATATTGAATGAGTCAAGTGAAATTAGTGCCAAACACGGTGCTGTCTGGACGGAGGGAGAAACTCTCCTTCTCTTAGAATCTGTTTTGAAGCATGGAGATGACTGGGAACTTGTTGTTCAAAGTGTTCAAACCAAGACTAAACTTGATTGTATTTCAAAACTCATTGAGCTTCCCTTTGGGGAGCTCATGTTAGGCTCTGCTCACAGAAATGGTAACATTAATAGTGTTACTGGCACCGTGAACAGTGAAAAACAAATTCAGTCTTCATCTGATCACCAAGAAACTTCAAAAACACAGGAAACTTCCACAGCACAGAATCAATCATCTGAGCCTAAAATTGAAAGCGAGCAGAATGGAGATGCTGTGAATGAAAGTCCTTTAAAAAGGCAGCGTGTTGCTCCACTTTCAGATTCCAGCTGTTCACTAATGAAGCAG GTGGGACTGCTCTCTACAGTGGTTGACCCTCATATCACAGCTGCTGCAGCTGATGCTGCTATTTCAGCACTTTGTGATGAGAATTTGCTCCCAAGGGATATATTTGATATTGAAGAGGATAATGCTTCTAGTGCAAG AGCCCTTAACGGTGAAGATTTAGAGATGGTGGAGAGGTCAACTCAATCAG AAGTAAAAGATGGCATACCATTGACACTAAGAATAAGAGCTGCCATTGGAACCGCTCTTGGAGCTACTGCTGCTCGTGCAAAATTGTTGGCGGACCAAGAAGAGAAAGAGATTGAACATTTAGTAGCAACTATAATTGAAGCTCAG ATTGAGAAGATGCAACAAAAGGTGAAACATTTTGATGAACTGGAGCTTTTGATGGAAAAGGAACATACTGAAATGGAAGAGCTGAAAGATTCAATTTTAACTGAACGGATTGATGTTTTGCGGAGGACTTTTAAATCTGGCATCGCTAAATGGAAGGACTATCCTTGTACGAAATCTTAG